The genomic stretch CACCTACTAGGAGCAATACAACATGGCAAATTCAGCACAAGCACGCAAACGCGCTCGTCAAGCTACCGCAGCACGTGAACACAATGGCGCTCAGCGTTCAGAGTTCCGCACTGCAGTTAAAAAGGTACTGAAAGCGATCGCTGCTGGCGATAAAGCTGCTGCAGCTACTGTTTACCAGCAAGCGGTTAGCACGATCGACCGTATCGCTGACAAAAAGATTTACCACAAAAACAAAGCTGCTCGTCATAAGAGCCGCCTGGCTGCTGCTATCAAAGCAATGGCTTAAGTTTTTGCTAGAATCGCAGAAAAGCCCACTTTCGAGTGGGCTTTTTTGTGCCTGCAACTTTTGTGGGTGTTTAAGCTGGAGTAGGTCTCGGCGTAGCCGAGCCCTTGAGCATGGTAGAGAAATTTGCAGGCTATGTTCTATTCTCACACCCCCCCTGCCCTCTACCGCTTCGGGTATGCCACGTCGCTAAGCGGCAAAGCCGCTAAGCTTTGGCGTTATCCTTGAGAGGGAGCCTCGCTGCGCGAGTGGGTATTTCATAGAACTCAGTTTGTTGCGTAGAAATCGCTTTATTTCAGGTTTTTGAGTGATTTGATTAATGCGGGTGTGAGAGGCGAAACGTTTCCATAATGCGCCAGTAGGCCGCTTCTTCGAGAATAAACACGCGTCCATCGGGGGCTTCGTGTGGGGCGATGTCGATCACAATGCGTACAAAGCGGCCGATATCTTGCCAGAGTGCCGCCGCAATCCGCTCAACGAACCAATCCGCGCTTTCGCCCGCTTTGAGTGCGGCTTCATGGCGTAGCTCTAGTAACAATACGCCATCGCCCAGCGCTTGCTTGCGTATCCAAGAGGGCATGCACCAAATTCGCCGAATCGTGGTCAGGGCAATTTCTGCCTCTTGCGGGGCAAGCGGTGACAAACCAATTTGTAAACGATAAGAGCTAGCCATCGGTTTATCCTTGCACAATGCGGCGGCATTAACCCCTTATTTATTACATGCTCGCCGTTGACTGTCTAGTCTTATTCACGTTACTGCACTAGATTTACACCTTTCTGGGCTTGTTATGCTAGGCTACAGACACTGCATCAATGAATAGATAAAACCATGAATGACAGCACCGAATTGCTAAATCGCCCGAAAATTCTGGTGGTTGATGATTCTCGTATTGTCCGCGCGACAATTAAAAAGCATTTATCTGAGTTCTATGATTTGCTTGAAGAGGCCGATGGTGAGGCTGGCTGGCGCCGTTTGATTGGCGATGACTCGATTAGCTTGGTGTTGTCGGATTTAACCATGCCCGAACTTGACGGGCTTGGCTTATTGGCGCGCATTCGTGCCTCGGGTGAGCCTCGCCTTAATTATTTGCCGGTGATTATTATTTCTGGTGAAGAAGATGAGGAGACCAAATTGCGCTGTGTCGAATGCGGTGCGAACGATTTTGTCACTAAATCAACCGATCGCACTGAAATGTTAGCGCGGGTGAAAGCTAATTTAGATCTAGCCGAAACGCGGCGCGAACTTGCCGAATCGCGCTCGGTGCAAATCCAAACCAGCACTACGGATGCGATCACAGGGGTTGGTAGCTCGCATTTATTGAACTTGCAGCTAGAGCAGGCATTAGCATTTGCTTTGCGCCACAATAGCGAAGTCACAGTGATGCTGCTTGAAATTAATCACGGGCAAACGCTGCAAGATAAGCTGGGTGAGCGCGTGCATGGCCAATTATTAGGTCTGCTGGCGAAATTACTCGAAGCCAAGCTGCGTAAAGAAGACACCTTAGCGCGCTTAAATGATTCGATGTTCGCCGTAGTATCTCCTGCCACCCCGCTGATTGAGGCTCGCGTGGTTGCCGAGCGCTTGCGCCAAACGGTAGCGAATGCGCGGGTTAATTTCCGCAATGAGCAATTGCGGGTTACGGCATCCATCGCGGTGGGTAATTCTTGGCATGACGACGTGCACTCAGCCGAGCGCATGATGGCTATTTTGCAGGATAGGCTGTATGCCGATCCGATGAATAATCATGTGTTCATGACCGACCCAGATACGGTGCAAACACCAACGCCGTTAATTTCGGAAGCCTTAGTGATGCTACACAAGGGCAATGTGGATGAGTTGCGTCCGCACTTGGCCGCCTTGCTGCGCAATTTAAAACCACTCTTGCAATTGGCCAATGACGAAATGAATTTGGATTGGGATTTAAAGCAAATTGATTAGGTATAGCGCCACGGTGCTTTGCTGGTATGTGCTTACTGGCAATACCTGCTAGATTCTACTTTCGTTGTAGCCATTGATGCGTCGATCAATAAACAAAGCATTGCCCGCCTTGCGCTTCGCCATACTTTTCGCCGAGCTGGCAATGCTGGCGACTTCATGATGCGATTCATACCAACGCGCAATAATGCGTGCCGCACCCAATGATAAGGATACGAGTGGGTGTTGCTGAATTTCACCTTGTCGGTTGGGGGCGACATAGCTGCCTCGATTTATGTCGTCGTGGCTAAAATATTGCCGCAGTTGATTGGAAAAATCTTGCAACAAGGCTTCACAGCGCTGCTGCCAATTATCGCTGCGCAGTAACAAGATGAAATCATCGCCACCTACGTGTCCGACAAAATCAACCGCAGGGTCAAAATGATTGAGCAGCAATTGCCCAACGCATTTTAATAATTCATCGCCCCGCGCATAGCCATACACATCGTTATAGGGTTTGAAGTGGTCAAGATCGGCATACACCACCGTGAAGTTTTCTTGCTGCGCCAATAGCTGGCTCATGGTTTCTTGGATCGGCACATTGCCCGGCAAGCCCGTTAATGGATTGGCGTGACGGGCCGCATTGAGTTGTAGTTCGGTCATGGTGCGAATAAAGTCCCGCCCCGTACCCATGCCCAAATAGCGGCCTTGCTCGGTAATGATAAAACCCTCGTCGAGTTGTCGGTGCTCACACGCAGTCATTAAGCGTGCCAATTCAGTAAGACTAGTCGATTGTTCGACGATTAATGGCTGGGTATTCATATGCAAACTACACTTGCGGGTGCCAAATAATTCTCGACTAAATGGACGAGCCAGTAATTCTAGAAAGGCGTGGCGCCGAATCAGTCCAACCGGTTTATCTTGATCGAGGATTGGAATAGCTTGTAATTCGGCGTGAGCTTGAAAACGGCGCCACACCGCATCGTGCGAGTCATGAACCGACATCGGCGTGACATCACGCAATAAAGACATTGCCGAGCCATTGCTATGTAAAGAGTGATACTCAGTTTCCAATGGGGGCAAATTGATATTGGTCTTGGGATGTGGTGCGGCATGGCCTAGCAAATACCCTTGGCCAAATTGAATGCCTAGGCTGCGCACCATATCGAGTTCGGCACTTTCTTCAATGCCTTCTGCGATGACTTGGGTATGCGTATTTACGGCAATTTGCTGCAATGAACGCACAAATTGCCGTTTTTGTGGGTCTAAATGAATACCGCGAATAAAGTATTTATCAATTTTAACAATGTCAGGCCGCAGCTCCGACCACAAACGTAAACCGGAAAAACCTTCACCTAAATCATCCAAGGCAATTTGGAATCCCATTTCACGATAGTGGCGAATGGCATCAGCGAGCAGCGCATAATCGCTAATCGCCTGAGTTTCGGTCAACTCAATCACAATCCGCTGCGGGCGTAGTCCTACCCGGTTAAGGTAGTCGAGTGTTGCACGGGGACGAAAATTGGCTTGGGTAAAACTGCTGGGGCACACATTTAAAAAAAGTTTGCCGGGTAATTGGCTTTGGACAAATGCCGAAATAATCACTTTGCGACACGCAATATCCATTTCGGTCAGTAGGCCACAGCGTTCTGCGGCCTGAAAGAGCGCCATCGGCTGATGCAATTCACCTGCTGGGCCGCGAATTAATCCCTCAAAACCAAAAACCTCGCCCGTTTTAAATGCCGCAATGGGCTGAAATAAAGGGAAGAGCGTTGCTTGCTGGATAATATGGAGCACTTGTTCATACAAGTGCTCGATACGGCTAGAGGGAGGCA from Chitinibacter sp. SCUT-21 encodes the following:
- a CDS encoding GGDEF domain-containing protein, yielding MPPSSRIEHLYEQVLHIIQQATLFPLFQPIAAFKTGEVFGFEGLIRGPAGELHQPMALFQAAERCGLLTEMDIACRKVIISAFVQSQLPGKLFLNVCPSSFTQANFRPRATLDYLNRVGLRPQRIVIELTETQAISDYALLADAIRHYREMGFQIALDDLGEGFSGLRLWSELRPDIVKIDKYFIRGIHLDPQKRQFVRSLQQIAVNTHTQVIAEGIEESAELDMVRSLGIQFGQGYLLGHAAPHPKTNINLPPLETEYHSLHSNGSAMSLLRDVTPMSVHDSHDAVWRRFQAHAELQAIPILDQDKPVGLIRRHAFLELLARPFSRELFGTRKCSLHMNTQPLIVEQSTSLTELARLMTACEHRQLDEGFIITEQGRYLGMGTGRDFIRTMTELQLNAARHANPLTGLPGNVPIQETMSQLLAQQENFTVVYADLDHFKPYNDVYGYARGDELLKCVGQLLLNHFDPAVDFVGHVGGDDFILLLRSDNWQQRCEALLQDFSNQLRQYFSHDDINRGSYVAPNRQGEIQQHPLVSLSLGAARIIARWYESHHEVASIASSAKSMAKRKAGNALFIDRRINGYNESRI
- the rpsT gene encoding 30S ribosomal protein S20: MANSAQARKRARQATAAREHNGAQRSEFRTAVKKVLKAIAAGDKAAAATVYQQAVSTIDRIADKKIYHKNKAARHKSRLAAAIKAMA
- a CDS encoding diguanylate cyclase; amino-acid sequence: MNDSTELLNRPKILVVDDSRIVRATIKKHLSEFYDLLEEADGEAGWRRLIGDDSISLVLSDLTMPELDGLGLLARIRASGEPRLNYLPVIIISGEEDEETKLRCVECGANDFVTKSTDRTEMLARVKANLDLAETRRELAESRSVQIQTSTTDAITGVGSSHLLNLQLEQALAFALRHNSEVTVMLLEINHGQTLQDKLGERVHGQLLGLLAKLLEAKLRKEDTLARLNDSMFAVVSPATPLIEARVVAERLRQTVANARVNFRNEQLRVTASIAVGNSWHDDVHSAERMMAILQDRLYADPMNNHVFMTDPDTVQTPTPLISEALVMLHKGNVDELRPHLAALLRNLKPLLQLANDEMNLDWDLKQID